The following are from one region of the Nicotiana tabacum cultivar K326 chromosome 3, ASM71507v2, whole genome shotgun sequence genome:
- the LOC142178547 gene encoding uncharacterized protein LOC142178547: protein MNCVSKELYSGIVYSSSASTVCLDLKERFDKIDCSRIFQIHKEIATIRQGTSSVSGYFSKLRLLWVEFDSLAPVLGCDCAKSREFVVFMEMLKLLQFLMGLNESYEQARSQLLMMVPVPTINKAYSMLMERESQRSMTNNLCTNEGGKLTALMTMKGGPGQMPRRNFNLYCDYCKMKGHTREGCYKLIGYPTDFKVKKKIGANVAAHNVTIEDHKRQDTGVGNINEADKCSPDDAVRGPYFTP, encoded by the coding sequence ATGAATTGCGTGTCAAAGGAATTATACAGTGGAATTGTGTATTCTTCAAGTGCCTCGACAGTTTGTCTAGACCTGAAGGAGCGATTTGATAAAATCGATTGTTCAAGGATATTCCAGATCCATAAGGAAATCGCTACAATCAGACAGGGAACCAGCTCTGTATCaggttatttttcaaaattgcgTCTGTTGTGGGTTGAATTTGATAGCTTAGCACCTGTTCTAGGATGTGATTGTGCTAAATCTAGAGAGTTTGTTGTCTTCATGGAAATGTTGAAACTCTTACAGTTTCTTATGGGACTGAATGAATCGTATGAACAAGCAAGGAGTCAGCTGCTCATGATGGTTCCAGTACCTACAATCAACAAAGCTTATTCCATGTTAATGGAAAGAGAAAGTCAACGTAGTATGACAAACAATTTGTGCACAAACGAAGGAGGAAAACTGACAGCTTTGATGACTATGAAGGGAGGACCAGGGCAAATGCCAAGGAGAAATTTCAATCTATACTGTGACTATTGCAAAATGAAAGGTCACACTCGTGAAGGATGTTATAAACTGATAGGTTACCCCACTGACTTCAAGGTTAAGAAGAAAATTGGAGCCAATGTTGCGGCTCACAATGTTACAATTGAAGATCATAAAAGGCAGGACACAGGAGTAGGGAATATCAATGAAGCTGATAAGTGTTCCCCTGATGATGCTGTTCGAGGTCCATATTTCACACCATAA
- the LOC107817667 gene encoding lysine-specific demethylase JMJ26: MATLIAKQRPLSSQNAPRMRNPSKVFRKRNFILNNDEEKHGKDNAASLLNVTEFPNKKPKLCSDTVVPRGRRTMEEQVGVVIRKGVPEDARLSGALGERIKTAQKPKKNMITSHQRTKTIATGKESDDSRSRMHHRSAKKKEPSFISWDDFISDDEEEEECKEEEDEERCSGPLTKSQMPLDEEYCPGPLTRSQMPLDEALNSLRNSEKFWRTSKQEKVLKNGPMRNKRNDKVKDEPLECRDRLKLSTSTKSILLSGNPQRKGMPDKVNLEQSLGTSSKKMAQKGDNTMNKVECGTEEKWGACKKKPSLSKVGKKMPGTQEIEGSRNKRVPAKLNGEKCLGTSSKKKIPKTMDKVDESEDKWDVCKEKPSLSKDGKKTLENHEKDAENKRISVRRVAASFKRYGHDYYVGEWEDDTEGYEVLPISNGHHIPSNTRSQRIDVSHDLKPNNSPKDIIKNSEKLSACSSSPSSSSSSGSTISRSGIDRSTNMKVNFQPPKCHQCRRSDRRTVVPCMKCKEKLYCIQCIREWYPELEEEEVSEVCPYCRGKCNCNLCLHSSGTLKTSRRDLTDREKIEHLHYLIIELLPFLKEIHQEQIQEIEMESSIRGVSSSSVEIKQSLYQNDERVYCNNCSTSIIDLHRSCPNCSYELCLSCCQELREGRFPGNSDEAVFQYLDRGYDYMHGGDLLHENFHNMKISQDQKKPITWIANYDGNIMCAPVEMGGCGNCILDLKHLLPKNWISTLQAKAERILIQCNFAQIISQPICTTDDPELLHKAASRVGSDDNCLYSPTAKDTMKDDALLHFRRHWAKGEPVIVRDVLEHTSGLSWEPMVMWRALCESTDSKILTSMSEVKAIDCLAGCQVEINTRKFFKGYTEGRTYKNLWPEMLKLKDWPPSDKFEDLLPRHCDEFISALPFQEYTDPRIGILNLAVKLPTGVLKPDLGPKTYIAYGMTKELGRGDSVTKLHCDMSDAINILTHTAEMAVSDEQQSAIESLKQKHRAQDERECLEHDGNEYPMKISSGIRREEKTPETTGGALWDIFRREDVPKLKEYLLKHAKEFRHTYCCPVDQVFHPIHDQTFYLTLEHKRKLKEEFGIEPWTFEQRLGEAVFIPAGCPHQVRNLKSCTKVAADFVSPENIQECLRLTAEFRKLPRGHKVREDKLEIKKMIIHAINQVVTDLEQLTYIV; this comes from the exons ATGGCGACGTTAATTGCGAAACAACGACCATTGAGCAGTCAGAACGCCCCAAGAATGAGAAATCCGTCTAaggtttttaggaagagaaatttTATCCtaaataatgatgaagaaaaacatggaaaggaCAATGCAGCATCACTGCTCAACGTTACAGAGTTCCCTAATAAGAAACCAAAGCTTTGTTCTGATACTGTCGTCCCCCGTGGCAGAAGAACTATGGAAGAGCAAGTTGGTGTTGTAATCAGGAAAGGGGTACCGGAGGATGCACGTTTATCGGGTGCATTGGGAGAGAGAATAAAAACAGCGCAAAAGCCAAAGAAGAACATGATCACATCGCATCAGAGGACCAAGACAATAGCTACTGGAAAGGAATCTGATGACTCGCGTAGTAGGATGCATCATCGTTCAGCAAAAAAGAAGGAACCAAGTTTTATAAGTTGGGATGACTTCATCAGTGATGACGAAGAAGAGGAGGAGTgcaaagaggaagaagatgaagagcGTTGTTCAGGACCCTTAACGAAATCTCAGATGCCACTTGATGAAGAGTATTGTCCAGGACCCTTAACGAGATCTCAGATGCCACTTGATGAAGCTTTGAATAGTTTAAGAAACTCAGAAAAGTTTTGGAGAACTTCCAAGCAAGAAAAAGTTCTTAAAAATGGACCTATGAGAAATAAAAGGAATGATAAAGTGAAAGATGAGCCTCTCGAATGCAGGGACAGACTTAAACTTTCTACCTCCACAAAAAGCATTCTTCTAAGTGGAAATCCGCAGAGGAAAGGGATGCCTGATAAAGTAAATCTAGAACAATCTCTAGGAACTTCAAGCAAGAAGATGGCTCAAAAAGGAGATAATACAATGAACAAGGTGGAATGTGGAACTGAAGAAAAATGGGGCGCGTGCAAGAAAAAACCAAGTTTGTCCAAGGTTGGAAAAAAAATGCCGGGGACTCAAGAAATTGAAGGCTCAAGGAATAAAAGGGTGCCTGCTAAATTGAATGGAGAAAAATGTCTAGGAACGTCAAGCAAGAAGAAGATTCCTAAAACGATGGACAAGGTGGATGAAAGTGAAGACAAGTGGGATGTGTGCAAGGAAAAGCCAAGTCTGTCCAAGGATGGAAAAAAGACGCTGGAAAATCATGAAAAAGATGCAGAGAATAAAAGGATATCAGTAAGACGTGTTGCTGCCTCATTCAAGAGATACGGTCATGATTATTATGTCGGTGAGTGGGAAGATGATACTGAGGGGTATGAGGTTTTGCCAATAAGCAATGGACATCATATACCAAGTAACACAAGAAGCCAGAGAATTGATGTTTCACATGATCTGAAACCAAATAATAGTCcaaaagatataataaaaaattcaGAAAAGTTGTCTGCTTGCAGTTCATCACCTTCCTCCTCGTCGTCCTCTGGTTCAACAATTTCAAGAAGTGGAATAGATAGATCTACAAACATGAAG GTAAATTTTCAGCCTCCAAAGTGTCATCAATGCAGAAGAAGTGATAGAAGAACTGTTGTTCCTTGTATGAAGTGTAAGGAGAAATTATACTGTATCCAGTGCATCAGGGAATG GTATCCTGAATTGGAAGAAGAGGAAGTTTCAGAGGTTTGTCCATATTGTCGTGGAAAATGTAATTGCAACCTGTGCTTACACTCAAGCGGCACACTTAAG ACATCAAGAAGGGATCTCACTGATCGTGAAAAGATTGAGCATTTGCACTATTTGATTATCGAACTCCTCCCCTTTCTGAAAGAAATTCATCAGGAACAAATCCAGGAAATAGAGATGGAGTCTTCTATTCGTG GGGTATCTTCATCTTCAGTTGAAATTAAACAGTCACTTTATCAAAATGATGAGCGAGTTTACTG CAACAACTGTTCAACTTCAATAATCGATCTTCATCGAAGCTGCCCAAATTGCTCGTATGAGCTCTGTCTAAGTTGCTGCCAAGAGCTGCGGGAAGGCAGATTTCCGGGAAATAGTGATGAAGCAGTTTTCCAGTATTTAGACAGAGGCTATGATTACATGCACGGTGGAGATCTACTGCATGAAAATTTCCATAATATGAAAATTTCACAGGACCAGAAAAAACCAATTACTTGGATTGCTAATTATGATGGTAATATCATGTGTGCTCCTGTAGAAATGGGTGGATGTGGAAATTGTATTTTAGATCTGAAGCATCTGTTGCCGAAAAACTGGATCTCAACTTTGCAAGCAAAAGCGGAAAGAATTCTGATCCAATGCAATTTTGCCCAGATAATTTCTCAGCCAATTTGCACAACTGATGACCCTGAACTGTTACACAAAGCGGCTTCTAGGGTTGGTTCAGATGATAACTGCTTGTATTCCCCTACTGCAAAGGACACTATGAAGGATGACGCACTTTTACACTTTCGCAGACACTGGGCCAAGGGTGAACCGGTGATAGTACGAGATGTTCTTGAGCACACAAGCGGTTTAAGCTGGGAACCAATGGTTATGTGGCGTGCATTATGTGAGAGCACTGATTCAAAGATCCTTACAAGTATGTCAGAAGTAAAGGCTATCGACTGCCTGGCTGGTTGTCAG GTTGAAATCAATACTCGAAAGTTTTTTAAAGGCTATACAGAGGGCAGAACGTACAAAAATCTCTGGCCTGAAATGCTCAAACTTAAAGACTGGCCACCATCTGACAAGTTTGAGGATCTCTTGCCTCGCCACTGTGATGAGTTTATCAGTGCTTTGCCATTCCAGGAGTACACAGATCCAAGGATAGGTATTCTGAATCTTGCCGTTAAATTACCAACAGGTGTCTTAAAACCTGACTTGGGTCCAAAGACATACATTGCGTATGGTATGACGAAAGAACTTGGAAGAGGGGATTCGGTGACAAAGCTTCACTGCGATATGTCAGATGCG ATAAATATTTTGACACACACAGCAGAGATGGCTGTAAGTGATGAGCAGCAGTCTGCAATTGAGAGTTTGAAACAGAAGCATAGAGCTCAAGATGAAAGAGAGTGCCTCGAGCATGATGGCAACGAATATCCTATGAAGATATCTAGTGGGATCAGAAGGGAGGAGAAAACACCTGAAACGACTGGAGGTGCCTTGTGGGATATCTTCAGAAGGGAAGACGTACCCAAGTTGAAGGAGTATCTTTTAAAGCATGCAAAGGAATTTAGGCACACTTACTGTTGTCCTGTGGATCAGGTTTTTCACCCGATCCACGATCAAACCTTCTACTTAACTTTGGAGCACAAGAGAAAACTAAAGGAAGAATTTG ggaTTGAGCCTTGGACCTTTGAGCAAAGACTCGGAGAGGCAGTTTTCATTCCTGCAGGATGCCCTCACCAAGTGCGTAATCTCAAG TCGTGTACCAAAGTTGCTGCCGATTTTGTTTCTCCTGAAAACATTCAAGAATGCCTCCGCCTCACAGCTGAATTTAGGAAATTGCCAAGAGGCCACAAGGTCAGAGAAGACAAACTAGAG ATTAAGAAAATGATTATTCATGCAATCAACCAAGTTGTCACAGATTTGGAGCAGCTTACATATATAGTTTAG